The Rubripirellula amarantea genome includes the window GAAGATGAGATCAAGAAGGTCAAGTTGCACTACGATTCGGTGGTTACCTCCCCGGGCGCGTTTAAGAGCGGTAAGTACCAGGACGCTCGCTTGGATCTTAGCGTCCTGGCAACTTTGTTTGCGATCATTTCAGACTACTCCGGCGATGTGCGTTGGAAAGACCAGGCACCAATCGCACGCGACCTACTTGGGCGAACTGCATCTAACTGCAAGTCTGGTGATTCCCAGGTCTACAACGAAGCCAAGTTGCGGAAGGAAGATTTGCAAAAACTAGTGACCGGATCAGGGCTCGATGAACGAGAATCGAATCAGCAAAACCAGTGGGATAGTATCGCCGACCGCTCTCCGTTGATGAAGTATTCCGAGTCGTTGATCGACGCCTTGGCGTCGGATGCTACGGACGTTGAAGCCGTCCAGGCCAACGAGGACCAGATACGGCGGCGAGCTGAATTGTTGGCGATGCTGGGTGAAGTGTTTACTAAGGAAGGCATGGACGACGCGGGCGACGAAGACTACGAAGCGCTCAGTCGTGCGATGTCCGAAGCATCCAAGTCTGTTATCTCGGGACTCGATTCATCGAACTATGAAGCCGCTCGGCGTGCGGTCAGCGACATTAGAACGTCGTGCACGAATTGCCACGAACAATACCGAAGCTAAGAAGCTAAACTGACCTGCGTCCTGCCGTGGACAAGCGATCGGACAAAACTTTGGTGTAAGAGATCCAGTAGGTCACTGCAAAACACTCATCACGAACTCTTTCACTCGCGTTTGTAAAACGAGTTGCGCATCGCCCCGTGATCCGGCGATGTTTAGGACCTCGGGTTTGTGTTCGTTGAGCCATTGGCGAGCCTTATCGACGGACTCTTCCGAGATCTGAATCAACAGGCATGGCCGCTTTTGCTGGCGACACGCGTTGAGCGTCAAGGCGGTGCCCTTGCCTACGGTACCTTGATAGATCAGCAAGGTCGCGTCACTGTCACGCACGTTCTGGCGCGTGCGTTCCCGATAGTCCGTCGACTCAGTCTCGGTTAAGTCATAGATCTCGGGGATCGTTCCGTCTATTGCGACTCGTCCTTTGGGACACCATCCGCCGTGCGGAATTCCCAATGCTAACGCTGCATCCAAGCCACCGCGATCAACACCCGTTTGGCCGCCGGAAACAATTCGCTTGGGACAATGAACGGTCGATGAACTCATGAAGACGTTGGATAAAAGGGTTTTGCGAGATAAAACCGAGGCGGAGTTAACTTACCCGAGTCTTACTTTGTCACCGACTCAATCGAGAAGCTTCGTTTTACTGTATCCCATACCTCCGGGTCTTTCACGAAATCTGCGAACATGTTCCATGATGAGGGAACCTTCGAACCGAATTCCATGGGAATCTTTAGCGTTGGGTGTTCGATTTGCAGCTTCCAGCTATGCAGTGCGATCCCGCTGGGAAAGGCCACCGCGCTACCGTACTTTTGATCTCCTAAGATCGGATACCCTCGGTCGGCGAACTGCACACGAATTTGGTGCTTGCGTCCGGTAAGTAAGCGAACGGCTACGATCGAGCCATTTTCGTGTTCGGCAATGACCTGGTACGCCAGCTTTGCTTCAGAAGCTTCGGGATGCCCGGGACCAACGATGCGCATCCGCTTCGCTCGATCGTCTTTCGCAACGAAATCGGTGAACGTGCCGCTCGGCTGGTCCAAGTAACCGGAAACTACTGCCAAGTAGACCTTCACAGCGGATTTGCCACTGCCTTTGGCTGTCGGCTGAAATTGTGGTGTCAAACGCGACGCGGACTTACTCGTTCGCGGCAAGACAAGCACGCCGCTGGTGACCGTATCCAGGCGGCTAACGATTCCCAAGAAGACTCGCCCCGGTTTGTTGTACTTCTTTCGCACGTACTCCACGGCGATGCTATGCAATGTCGGACCGTCGTCGGCTCCCATCGTTGCGATGCCGGTCGGTTTGTTAACCACAAGCAGGTGGTTATCTTC containing:
- a CDS encoding putative molybdenum carrier protein produces the protein MSSSTVHCPKRIVSGGQTGVDRGGLDAALALGIPHGGWCPKGRVAIDGTIPEIYDLTETESTDYRERTRQNVRDSDATLLIYQGTVGKGTALTLNACRQQKRPCLLIQISEESVDKARQWLNEHKPEVLNIAGSRGDAQLVLQTRVKEFVMSVLQ
- a CDS encoding cytochrome c, translating into MRSLVLVSLVLIGGTVVRLALAETPPKGERRAAAPTFSADQLEGVFFPSLDDALPSGRPTVAAVRKSASEMKASLAEASPSGSRKASEGWITLISAASLEDEIKKVKLHYDSVVTSPGAFKSGKYQDARLDLSVLATLFAIISDYSGDVRWKDQAPIARDLLGRTASNCKSGDSQVYNEAKLRKEDLQKLVTGSGLDERESNQQNQWDSIADRSPLMKYSESLIDALASDATDVEAVQANEDQIRRRAELLAMLGEVFTKEGMDDAGDEDYEALSRAMSEASKSVISGLDSSNYEAARRAVSDIRTSCTNCHEQYRS
- a CDS encoding RluA family pseudouridine synthase — protein: MTNPNLDVIFEDNHLLVVNKPTGIATMGADDGPTLHSIAVEYVRKKYNKPGRVFLGIVSRLDTVTSGVLVLPRTSKSASRLTPQFQPTAKGSGKSAVKVYLAVVSGYLDQPSGTFTDFVAKDDRAKRMRIVGPGHPEASEAKLAYQVIAEHENGSIVAVRLLTGRKHQIRVQFADRGYPILGDQKYGSAVAFPSGIALHSWKLQIEHPTLKIPMEFGSKVPSSWNMFADFVKDPEVWDTVKRSFSIESVTK